From the genome of Miscanthus floridulus cultivar M001 chromosome 10, ASM1932011v1, whole genome shotgun sequence, one region includes:
- the LOC136487557 gene encoding glutathione transferase GST 23-like, which yields MNHHPEQQAAESEKKKVKLLGFWASPYVLRVKWALAMKGVEYEYVEEDLQGKSAELLAYNPVHKKVPVLVYHGRPIAESQVILEFIDDAWSHRGDPILPRDPYQRAMARFWARFQQDKLSPPIWRWFTTEGEEQEAAYEAAVEQLLVLEKELAVSGKPFFGGEKVGFVDLSLGPLAYVIPIYEEIVTGGGGGVKMVTGEKMPSLAAWMGRFLSSPAVRGHLPPLEKLRPRYQAMREWFLVSARAKVEQQQQ from the exons ATGAATCATCATCCCGAGCAACAAGCAGCAGAGAGCGAGAAGAAGAAGGTGAAGCTGCTCGGCTTCTGGGCAAGCCCCTACGTCCTCCGGGTGAAATGGGCGCTAGCGATGAAGGGCGTCGAGTACGAGTACGTGGAGGAGGATCTCCAGGGCAAGAGCGCCGAACTGCTGGCGTACAACCCCGTGCACAAGAAGGTCCCCGTGCTGGTCTACCACGGCAGGCCCATCGCCGAGTCGCAGGTCATCCTCGAGTTCATCGACGACGCCTGGAGCCACCGCGGCGACCCCATCCTCCCTCGGGACCCCTACCAGCGCGCCATGGCCCGTTTCTGGGCCAGGTTCCAGCAGGACAAG CTCTCGCCACCGATTTGGAGGTGGTTCACGACGGAGGGGGAGGAGCAGGAGGCAGCGTACGAAGCTGCCGTAGAGCAGCTGCTGGTCCTGGAGAAGGAGCTCGCCGTCTCCGGGAAACCGTTCTTCGGCGGGGAGAAGGTCGGGTTCGTGGACCTGTCGCTCGGCCCGCTGGCGTACGTGATTCCGATCTACGAGGAGATcgtcaccggcggcggcggcggcgtgaagATGGTCACGGGGGAGAAGATGCCGTCCCTGGCTGCGTGGATGGGGAGGTTCCTCAGCTCGCCGGCCGTCAGGGGTCATCTGCCGCCGCTGGAGAAGCTGCGGCCCAGGTACCAGGCCATGCGCGAATGGTTTCTCGTCTCAGCAAGAGCAAAAgttgagcagcagcagcagtaa